CAATGAGTGTATTATAAGATGCAACATTTGGAGAAAACCCCATGGTTCCCATTTCCTCAAACACCACATTGGCTTTATCTAATCTTCCCAATTTACAGCAAGCACAAATAACCAAGTTGAGTGTATATGAATTTGGGTATATTCGACTACGCCGCATTTCCCGATAAAACGCCAACGCAATATCACCCCTGCTGAAATTAAGCAAGGAGCTGAGATATGCATTACATGATTCCACAGTGGGTAAAAATCCATAATCTTTCATCCTACAAAATGTATCAGAGGCATTTCTAAACTTCTTCAAATGAGCAAAAGTCTTGAAAAGCAGATCAAAAACATGCGGGGAAGAATCACACAGTCTGTAGGAGTACAATAAGGATTCAAACAACTTAGAAGGAAAGTCAATAGAGCACGATTCTATGATACTCCTCAAAATTGATTCTGcagatttaaattttctacGTTTAGTAAGTATATGGAGTATTATGCAATGGGTCTCAAGAGTATGAGAAGAAGGATTTTGAGTCGCAACCCAATTGAAGAACTCGAGCGAAAGTACATAATCCTTCTGGGTTTTCAGTAGAATGTGTTTGACTCTGAATGCTGTCAGACCCATTGACAAACAATCAAGCTTACTCCAATCCGAATGAATCAGATGGCTGTGTACCACGTTAACAAAATCAAGGTCTGGTCCTCTGGGTTCGGGAATTGACCGATGAGGTATTGGAATTGAATCCCGATTCCTTTTTCCTAAACTCAAATCGAATTTAGGGCTTATAGAAGCATAAGTTCTGGGTACAGAGCCCAGCAGAGTGGAAAATCTACGAAATGGCAAAAACCTCATAATTTTCGCACAAATCAGAGTTACgtgattgataaataaattcaagaaaCCTATTATTCAATTGATTTGCAGCCCAATTTAGATGCAAATCgaaggaaatggaaaaacagGGATTCAAAGATCAACTAACCGATTTGATTGTTGAAGGATTGCAAATTAGATCTCCAAAGAAATCGGATAGCGAAGGTTTCTTAGAGTGGGCAAGAAAAATAAGGATTGAAACCTCTAATCTAGCAACTGCGcagtttgaaaaatagaagCTGTGCCttccattttgattttttctcaGGAAGAGGGAATAATATAAACCAACGAGGAACCATTAGAGAGCCTCTCCATTAATAATAGGGGACACCCAACGCGGGATATTACAAACCCAGAAGCGCCAACTTCCATCATGAGAGAGGCTCATTAAagcccaaaaaagaaaacaaaacattggACCAAGCCAATGTAGCCCGATAGTGCGCTGCCAAGTTACAACATCTAGAACAAAACCAGAACTGAACATTCCCAAGAAGGTTAGCTAACTTCAAAACGTCACAGgaaacaattttttgtatCTCGGAGAGGTCGTTCCGCAGAGAGGCAATAACTTCCAAAGAATCAGATTCAATGTGAAGTGAGGAATTGAGTTACCAAACTGTTCAATGGTTTTCTTCAATAGCTTTCACCTCGAGCATCTCGATTTTTCACGCCATTCTAAATCTCTTGAAACCCACACCAATAAGAAAACTAGCGGAGCCACAAACAATCCACCCTTCCACACCAGAAACATTACACCAAGATGCATATGCATTCA
This DNA window, taken from Cucumis sativus cultivar 9930 chromosome 6, Cucumber_9930_V3, whole genome shotgun sequence, encodes the following:
- the LOC101216795 gene encoding pentatricopeptide repeat-containing protein At4g26680, mitochondrial, which codes for MRFLPFRRFSTLLGSVPRTYASISPKFDLSLGKRNRDSIPIPHRSIPEPRGPDLDFVNVVHSHLIHSDWSKLDCLSMGLTAFRVKHILLKTQKDYVLSLEFFNWVATQNPSSHTLETHCIILHILTKRRKFKSAESILRSIIESCSIDFPSKLFESLLYSYRLCDSSPHVFDLLFKTFAHLKKFRNASDTFCRMKDYGFLPTVESCNAYLSSLLNFSRGDIALAFYREMRRSRIYPNSYTLNLVICACCKLGRLDKANVVFEEMGTMGFSPNVASYNTLIAGYCNKGLLSSAMKLRSVMEKNGVPPDVVTFNTLVNGFCKVGKLQEASKLFGEMKGMSLSPTTVTYNILINGYSKAGNCEMGNRLFEEMSRFQVKADILTYNALILGLCKEGKTKKAAYLVRELDEKGLVPNASTFSALIYGQCVQKQSERAFQIYKSMIKSSFTPCDQTFRMLLSTFCENEDYDGAVQLLEEMLNRHKAPDVNNLYELCAGLGQCGKVKTAMMLCSELEAQRLLPEGFDKLKAFGLLPDNKDAFG